Within Microterricola gilva, the genomic segment GGACCCCTGCTCGCGGACCACGAGCGGCGTCCTCGCGAGTTCGCCCGCCGTGATCCCCCGCCGGCGCCGGGTCCATGGATGACCGGGGCGGACGACGACGACCAGTTCATCCGAGGCGACGGTGCGCGTCACGAGATCGTCCGGTGGCCCGGGCACCTCGACGAAGCCGAGGTCGGCGCTCCCGTTTCGGACGCGCTCGGCGACGGCCGCGCTGTTGACGGCGGTGAGCTCCACTTCGACGGGTGCCTCGGCGCGCAGCCGGTGCAGCCACAGGGGCATGAGGTGCTCGGCGACCGTCAGGCTCGCGGCGATCCGAAGCGGGGCGGCGGCATCGCGCGCGAGGGAGCGGACGGCCTCGTCGAAGCGATCGGCCGCGTCCACGACGTCGAGCGCCCAGCCCGCGATCACCGTTCCGGCCTCGGTGAGCCGGGACCCCTGGGGTGAGCGGATGACGAGCGCGACGCCCAGCTGCGCCTCGAGGTTCCGCATCCGCGATGACACGGCCTGCTGGGTGGTTCCCAAGCGTCGCGCGGCCGCGGACAGGCTCCCGGCCTCCGCCACCGCGACGAGCATCCGCAGCGCAGCGTTCTCGATTCCCGGCATCCGTTCCCCACCTTCCGGCCACAAGCCTGACTTGTTTCGCCACAACAAGCATGCACTACCGGAGCCGTGTGCTCGCGGGGAGCCTTGATACATGTCCGTCACCGCGCCAGCTCCCACCCATGCACCATCCCGAATCGCCGAGCACCCGAAGCCGGCTCCGCGGCGCCTCCTGCGGGAGCTGGAGCGCCCGGGGCTGATGTTCGCCAACATCACGCCGAACTGGTTCGCCTCGGTGATGGGCACCGGAATCCTCGCGACCGCGGCGGCGAGCCTCCCCCTGCAGTTCTCCGGTTTGCACGTTGCCGCGACGATCGTGTGGGCACTGGCCAGCACGCTGCTGATCGGGCTCCTCACGGCCACCGTCATCCATTGGATCCTCTTCCGCGACACCGCGCGCGGGCACCACCTGAATCCGGTGATGGCCCATTTCTACGGCGCCCCGCCGATGGCCATGCTCACCGTCGGCGCCGGCACCCTGCTGCTGGGCACGGACATCATCGGAATCGATGCCGCACTCGCCATCGACGCGGTGCTGTGGTCGGTCGGAACGCTGCTCGGTCTTGCCAGCGCGATCACCGTGCCGTTCCTGTTGTTCACCCGCCATGCCGTCGATGACGACAGCGCGTTCGGTGGGTGGCTCATGCCCGTCGTTCCGCCGATGGTGTCCGCGGCAACGGGGAGCCTGCTGCTGCCTCACGTGCCGGACGGCCAGTTTCGGCTCACCATGATGCTCGCCTGCTACGCCATGTTCGGGATGAGCCTGATCGCCTCGCTCATCGTGATCACGCTGATCTGGGGCCGTCTCGCCCGGCACAAGCTCCCGGCGGCGGCGATGGTGCCGACGCTCTGGATCGTGCTCGGCCCGCTCGGCCAGGCGATCACCGCCGCCAACCTGCTCGGTGCCAATGCGCAGTTCGTCGTTGCGGCACCCTGGTCGACGGCGCTCGAATTGTTCGGCGTGGTGATCGGCATTCCGGTGCTCGGCTTCGCGCTGATGTGGGCGGCCCTGGCGATTGCGGCGACCGTGCGCACGGCCAGACGGAATCTGCCGTTCTCGCTCACCTGGTGGTCGTTCACCTTCCCCGTCGGCACCTGCGTGACGGGCGTCTCGGCGCTCGCCGTGAGCACGGGCGCGATCGCGCTGCTGGTCCTCGCCGTGGTGCTGTTCGCCGGGCTCGTCATCGCCTGGGTGATCGTCGCCGCGCGGACGTTCACCGGCAGCATCCTCCGCGGCACGCTGTTCCTGCGTCCCGGGACCTCAGCCAACCGCTAACGTGACCACATGCGATGGGGGCGAATCTACTTCGGGGCGCAGGCAGTCGCCAACAACGCTGGGAGGTGGCGTTGCCGTTCTCGCCGCTCGCGGCACCGGTCGGCGGTGTCATCCTGGTGGCGGCCAGCGCACTGGGGGTCTCCTCCGCCATCGTGATGTCGACGGCGGGGCGCGGGACCCCGCTGCCGACGGCGATGCCCACGCAACTGGTGATCGCCGGCCCCTACCGGTGGGTGCGCAACCCGATGGCGGTTTCCGGCATAGTGCAGGGCGTCGCGGTCGGACTCCTGCTGTCATCCTGGTTGGTGGTGGCCTACGCGATCGCCGGGTCCCTGCTCTGGAACTACGCCATCCGGCCACACGAGGAGCGCGACCTCGAGCAGCGATTCGGCGACGAGTTTCGTCGGTACCGCGACGCGGTGCGCTGCTGGGTGCCCCGGATGCCGGCGGCCAGACGTCCCCTACCGCGCTGACGGCTCAGCGGGCGGCCACGTCCCTGGCAGCGCGCGGACGCCGCAGTCCCATCATGTACGGCAGGCCGAGGCCCGCAGCCGCGAAGGTCCGCCCGAGTCGCCCCGACCAGTTCGGTGCGGGCAGCGGCGGCAGCGAGCCGTCGAGGTCGCCGACGTCGAGGTAGTACGCGCGCACCGTCCCGATCCCCTCGAGCTCGTCCGAGATCTGCTCGACCGGGCCGGGCAGCGCGGCCGTGCCGGTGTCGTACAGCTCCTCCGAGAGCAGCACGTACTCGGGGATCATCACCGAGTTCTTCAGCAGCCGATG encodes:
- a CDS encoding LysR family transcriptional regulator produces the protein MPGIENAALRMLVAVAEAGSLSAAARRLGTTQQAVSSRMRNLEAQLGVALVIRSPQGSRLTEAGTVIAGWALDVVDAADRFDEAVRSLARDAAAPLRIAASLTVAEHLMPLWLHRLRAEAPVEVELTAVNSAAVAERVRNGSADLGFVEVPGPPDDLVTRTVASDELVVVVRPGHPWTRRRRGITAGELARTPLVVREQGSGTREALTQALRAHPDALTTTEPAAVLPTTASVRATVAAGDDPAVLSILAVADALRIGQLERVKVADLRVIRPLAAVWRDGAMPSPAAERLLAIIAHDERA
- a CDS encoding TDT family transporter codes for the protein MSVTAPAPTHAPSRIAEHPKPAPRRLLRELERPGLMFANITPNWFASVMGTGILATAAASLPLQFSGLHVAATIVWALASTLLIGLLTATVIHWILFRDTARGHHLNPVMAHFYGAPPMAMLTVGAGTLLLGTDIIGIDAALAIDAVLWSVGTLLGLASAITVPFLLFTRHAVDDDSAFGGWLMPVVPPMVSAATGSLLLPHVPDGQFRLTMMLACYAMFGMSLIASLIVITLIWGRLARHKLPAAAMVPTLWIVLGPLGQAITAANLLGANAQFVVAAPWSTALELFGVVIGIPVLGFALMWAALAIAATVRTARRNLPFSLTWWSFTFPVGTCVTGVSALAVSTGAIALLVLAVVLFAGLVIAWVIVAARTFTGSILRGTLFLRPGTSANR